CAATTAACTTGAAAAGGGGGGtatgaagtgcccacaataaaggtattttacctgtggcactactAACTGACTGTGTATATGAACAGGTGCAGAAAATCCCTCTTTTAGACGTGACATCCGTGTCACGGGTCaaccctcccttttccctctatctctctgtttctctctctatTCAAACAGTCCCCATAAAGCACTACACTCCACCATGTTGCAACTTCGAGAAACACAGCGTTTTCTCTGTACAGTTAGCTCAGTATCTAGGCAAAGCGAACATTCATGTTTCAGCTAAAAGAACTGGTTTAAGGCAGAAACGCTTGTTTACTTCAGTAGCCAAAAAGTGATGCTCATGGTCTGATTCTGAAAAGTATCTTTTATTGCCAGAAAAAGTATAAAGCTTGCTGCTTGAAGAACAAAAGTTtgatttatttttgcagtctGACTGTTGTAGGGGATTAATTATGTGACTCTTGATGTGATTCTGTCTGTAGTCTGACTTTCGTGTTTGCTGTTTAAAGCTTAGTACTATTAAACAGTGAGCTGAAAAcggcagctgatctccagcgtTATCCTTTGATCTGACCTTATCTAGGATAGCGTTTTTCCAGGCGCAACACAAGCCTCCTGAGAGCATCAGTGACTGGATGGCTCAATGgagcctccatgctcagaggcagtgtacTTCTCAGGGCCAGTTACTGGGGGGCGGGCAACAGAAGTGGGTGGCTTGGGCTtctgtgccctgcttgtgggcttctctgGGGGGCATCTGGTGTGTCACTGTGGGAAATAGGAGGCCTTTGGACTGATCCCGCGGAggcagttctgttctcgttcagcTCTGGGTCTCCCACCTCCTCTCTCTGACCTCCTCGTTGCCAGGCAACTTCTCACCGAGGCTCTCCAGAAAGGTTCTCCCTTGTTGCTAGGCAACACTTCACAGAAGCGGTCTTGCTCTCCTAAAATGGCAGCCTTTTTAGGCCTGTAATATCTTCAGATCCGTGGTCCCGATTGCTGAGAGATCCCCTGCTAGAGAACTGACACCTCTGTTCAGAGAGGGAACAACAACCACCACAATGATGAAGTTGCTAAACTACAACATATCAATACCTTAGCAGTTAACACATTTGTTGTGGCCAAAACTTTGTGAGGCAgaaccccaattttttttttttagtccttgAAGTATCACTCACAAGTCTCTTGTTGTTTTTGGCTCCATAGGCTGGAACACCAGCAAAGAACTAAATGCCATTTTggtgtcacatgaagctgccttctactgattcaggccccttgctccatcaaagtcagtatttactcagaccggcagcggctctccggggtctcaggcagagaaagtctttgacatcacctactcgcctagtccctttaactggagatgctggggattgaacctgggaccttctgcatgccaagcagatgctctactactgacccACAGACCCTCctcaaacatatgaagctgccttatactgaatcagaccctgggtccatcaaagtcagtattgtctgctcagaccagcagtggctctccagggtctcaggcagagaaagtctttgacatcacctacttgcctagtccctttaactggagatggtggggattgaacctgggcccttctgcatgccaagtagatgctctaccactgagccacagaccctcccaacAAGGAGTTATATGCGCTGTGACTCATACCCGCAAAATAATACACCCATTTACAGTAAACACGAACCCATCCCTCTGCTTTGCTGTGCACGCCACGCGTTCTGCCTGAACGTCAAGAAGCTGCCCCATCCAGCACCTGAAGGAGACAGCTCAGGTGTTCCACGGCAAAGCCTTTCGAGGCGGATGGAGGGCGGCACGCGGCCACGAGAGCAGGCTCGGTGTTGGGGTTCTCTAGGACCAGGTGCAGAGTGCACGAGGTCCCGACGCGGATAGTGCCAAAGCGAAGAAAGGGAGGCCGGGAGAAGTGGACTCCAACAACATCCATCAGTTGTAGCAGTAGTAGCACATGAGGGCACTCTGCATGAGGACATTCCTCCCTGTTCCATGGCACGATTAAACCAGGACAGGGATTACCTTGCATAAGGTTTTCAGATGTCAGAATATAACTGTGAGACATGTGAGGGACAAACCAGGGACATACAACCCATGCATAAGCAGCCGTGGTTAAAACAAACTCCTGTGGCACCGTAAGAGTTCCAGATTGATTGAAAGAAGTTTTTTGTGGTCTGCTGCCCATCAGATGCATGTGGGGAGAATAAAGGAGGATGTGGTGTTTTCATAAATAAAGTGTGTCCTCCATCTCATTCAGGTTCAGGCTGGTAGTGGGGTGGATGTTGCTGGAGTCCTGGTGAAATCCCTGAAGGGCTTCCTCCTATCCActaatttaaaaaataccatCAGTGCTCCTCAAGTAGCAGAGATGTGTTTGGGACAGGAGCTGAGGAAGCCCACTCTTAAGTCAGCCATTAAGATGTTGCCATATTGTGGAGCAGTGCTGGATTCCCATCGCAACGCCACTAATCTGAGGGTGTTGCCAACTGTGAAGTAATTGATTAATTAGGATATTTAAACCATGCTTTCTTCCCTAATGGAgacctgaagcagcttacaacatcacaCTGCCTCCTTTATTTTCTCTTAACAGCAACCCCCTCTTGAGTTAGgacaagctgagagagtgtgactgacccaaggtcacccaatgaacttccatgacacaagtggggattcgaacctggggatcctcgtccaacactgtaaccatgACATCATGCAGAACATGGCAGCCCGATGGGATGTAGTATTGCCATAGATAATATGGGGGTGGGGCGGCTGTTGTGCATTGCTGTGAGGGAGGTGGATGTATAGAGCCTTCCTGGTAGTCTCTTGAGATATTGTCAGTAGGCTCCAAAAGTCAGTAGTGCTCCAAAGACAACTGGGATACTGGCGGGAAGGGCCTGAGGATGGAGTGCAGATAACACAGGTTTAAAAAGTTTGTTTCCAGTTCAGCCTCCAGTAGCATAATTTAATAAAgcttgtagctagggttgccagctccaggttgggaaactcctagaggcTGGCATTCCCACTTGTGCTGGCAAATATTACCCTTACTGCCCCCAAAGCATGGCTTCCAACACTTTCTTGTCTGATTATCCAGCTATCAAAGCTGGATCCTTGTCGGTCTCCTCCTTTGTAAGGTTCCCTGTTTATTTATGGGATCAGGGCTGGTTCAAAGTATTTTGTTACCCCTAGCAAGCTCCAACCATTGCCTCCTGCTGCGGTATCCCTGTCCTAGTCCTCTGCAGGTCCAGGAGGCAATGGCTGTCACCTCTTTAGTGTGGCGCAAGCTGAGTTCCTTCCTCGTTTTGCTGCCCCAAGCAGTCCCTGGAGCTGCTTGCCCAGAGAACCGGCCCGGAGTGGAATCCCGGAGTTGAGTGGTCAACTGACCACCGTCCGTAGAGAGGACCTTTCAGCCAATCACTCCCTGCCTTTCCAttccaagggccaccaaggctgtGGAATGTTCACATTCAAAGAGGCCAGAGGAAACCGATGGCCTTTGGAACAGGCCCGGCTGCAGCAGCCGAAGAGATTGGGTGGGATGAACATCTGAGGGTGGGGATGGTATGCGCCCCCGCCCCTTCACTTTCGCCACCTATATCTCTCTGTATGTACCCCACATACAATTGTGGGTTGGGTTtttggtttgggagggggggggaagaaggtaAGTTGTTCAGGGTACTTTGTCTTTTACAACAGCCTGGAGGGAGATGGAGGAGGCCTTCGGAAACATGAGTTAACGGAAAGGCCAGAAGAGTAAGGttccacacagggttgccagctccaagttgggaaatccctggagattttgggggcggagccagaggagggagggtttggagagggaagggacttcaatgccatagagtccaatggccaaagcggccattttctccaggtgaactgatctctatcggctggagatcagttgtaacagcagatctccagccaccacctggaggttggcaaccctggttccacAGTATATCCCTGACTTAATTTTAAATGCCTGATGGTGAACGTGAAGCCAGAAAGAATGGCGAAGgatgcaggctagggttgccgggtccctcttcaccaatggtgggaggtttttgaggcggagcctgaggagggcagggtttggggaggggtgggacttcaatgccatagggttcctttgccaaagcagtgattttctccaaatgaactcatctctatcagctggagattagttgtaatagcaggagatctccagctagtacctggaggttggcaaccctaatgttggtGCATGCGGTTTGGGGGTCTATTTGTGTAGTGCCCTCAATGTGCAGGGTGTGTCACAGAGTACAAGGCGACTAGTCCCTTGTTCCAAGGAGCTGATAAGCTAAAACTGACAAGAGTGAGCCAAcaaagaggagggaaaggcaggtGAGGGCAGAAGTGAAGGTGGGTGCGGATCTGGGAACCCCATGGATCAAAGTTATGATGGGATGAGGCAGGCAAGTCTATAGgagaaggtaaaaggtaaagcacaaggtcaatactgacccgtggggtgacgtcaaatcccgacgtttactaggcagactatgtttacggggtggtttgccattgccttccccagtcttctacacttttcccctagtaagctgggtactcattttaccgaccttggaaggatggaaggctgagtcaaccttgagccgtctccctgaaacagacttccgtcaggatcgaactcaggctgtgagcagagcttttgactgcagtactgcagcttaccactttggcCACAGGACTCTTATAAGAGACGGGGCACCTGAATAAGCATACCTAAAATGGAtttgtctactcccctcttaaagccttccaaattggcagccatcaccacatcttggggcagggagttccacaatttaactatgtgttgtgtgaaaaaatacttcctttaacctgttttgaatttctcaccctccagcttcagaagatgaccacaCTCTCTAGCATTATGAgatagggagaaaagcttctccctgtccactctctccaaaccatgcatattttatagatctctatcatgtctccccttaaccactttctttccaagctaaacagccctaagtgttttaactgctcctcatagggatgttgctctagtctcctgatcaatttggttgctcttttctgcagcatctcaagctctgcagtatccttttttaaggtgtggtgaccagaataaGCAATGGCTTCTAGCCATTGGTAAAGGTGCCCTCTCTAGCTGGATCAGTCAGGTTACTGGCGATTGTGGGAAAGTGGTTTCATATGGGGAGGGGGCACTGGGATTGatagcaaagaaagaaagagaaaagatctGCTGCTAAAGGTGGTCCAGGCGGGCACACGCGTTTGAAGGAGATCTGGTGTTCTTCAGCTGGCTGCCTGTGTGCTCATGATGAATTTCATAACGTCCTCTGAGATTAAATTAATGCCTCTCCTCTGTGTTTAGCATCccatttgtggggaggggctgtggtacaATGGTAAAGTACATGCTTTGTATGCCGAAGATCCCCGGTTCAACCCCAGTTAAACAAatcaggaccctggagagccactgccggtcagagtaggccgcactgacattgatagaccaaaggtctgacccagtaaaggcagcttaatgtgttcatcaATCTCTGTTTTCTATTCCAGGTTGCTCAAAACCAGTGGCCATCATTTGGAACAAGCTGGATCTAGCACTGAGTTAAATTATGGGCAGTTGTGGCAAAGATTTCAGGAACCAGCTTTGTTTCCTATTATGTGCTGTAGTGGTGGGATGCCTCTTTCCCACCATACACTCTGACTCACTGGCTCCATATATTTCCTATGAAGTAATTATTCCCAGGTGGCTAGAACCAGGGACAGGAAAGGCCAAGAAGGAGGAACTTTCTTACATCATCAAGGTAGAAGGAAAGGAACACATAATTCGACTGAAACGAAAGAACAACTTTCTGGTTGCAAACCTGCCCGTCTTCACATATGATTCTGAGGGTAGAAAAGTGAAAAGTCATCCCTACATTCCTGCTGAATGCTACTATGGAGGGTACGTAGAAGGCATGGCTGAATCGCTTGTAGCTCTCAGCACCTGCTTTGGCCTTAGGGGATTCCTAAAAATCAGAGACCTAAATTACGGCATTGAGCCTTTAGAAGGTTCCCGGACATTTCAGCACCTTCTCTACCTGACCAATAAAACTGGCTTCAATTCCAGGGGATGTGGCCTGAGAACGGAAGATCTCAAACACCAGGCAGAAGAAGCGAGGAGAGGGGAACTTAATTTCAGGTACATGAGTCAGCCATTGTATGTTGAGCTGTATATTGTGGTGGATAACCTGATGTTTCGCTATGAAGGTAGCAATGAAACCAGAGTGATACATGTAGTTTTGGACACAATTAATATGGTGTACGCACATTATCGTCCTCTGAATATCGATGTCATTCTGGTGGGTCTGACTATCTGGAAAGAACGCAACCTCATTGACGTTTCCAGCAATGGCGCTGCTCTCCTTGAAAATTTCAAAAAATGGAGAACAGCCCATGTCGAGGAGGTAAAACGAGACACGACTCACTTGTTTTTTCATCAAAAATTTGATAGAGACCTTTTAGAGGCACAAGAAGGAGGAATCTGCAAGACAGCTTTTTCTGTAGGAATAGACCTCTACGTAAACAGGGATCTGGTTGCGTTCTCTATGATCGTCTCTCATATGTTGGGTCATAACATTGGCATAGACCACGATGGCCCCAACTGTTTTTGTGACGAACAAACAAGCTGCATCATGCATTATGTTGGGGCAAAGTTTGCCATGTTCAGCAACTGCAGCGTAGCATATTTGTTGGAACTACGAATGAGCAAAAGGCTGCACTGCCTGTTCAACTCCCCACCCTCTGTTTTCAAGTTCAAGGTCTGTGGCAATAAACGGGTGGATCCGGGAGAACAGTGTGACTGTGGCACAGAACACCAATGCCAACAGGACCCTTGTTGCCACCCCAACTGCACCTTCAAGGCACAGGCCGTCTGTGCCCATACAGAGTGCTGCCAAAACTGTCAGTTTGCCCCCATGACAGCACTCTGTCGTGCCGGCGATAACCTGTGTGACCTTCCTGAATATTGTTCCGGGAAGTCTATGTGGTGCCCAGAGGACATGTACAAACAGGACGGGACACCGTGCAAGAGGAACGCCTACTGTTATGCAAAGAAATGTACAACTCACCAACTTCAGTGTGGTATTATCTTTGGCAGAGATGCCAAAGCCGCTCCTCTGAGCTGTTTCAAAAGCCTGAATATGGTTGGGGATCAGGTAGGCAACTGTGGTGGagatggaaaagaaaaagaatttgtGAAATGCAAGGAAGAAGACATTATGTGCGGGAGACTGCATTGCTCCAACGTCGGAAAGAGACCCAATCCATGGAAGTACGCTCAGTCGTTGGTCAATGGTGTGACTTGCTGGAGCATCAAGTACCAAAGTGGAAGGGGTACTGCAGACACAGGGGCAGTGCCAGATGGCACAGCATGCAGCAAAGGCAAGATATGCGTGAACCGGACATGCGTCCCCATCTCCATTTTTAAATCAAAGTGTGACTCAGCTCATAAGTGTCACAGCAAAGGAGTCTGCAATAATCACAACAACTGCCATTGCGATGTTGGCTGGGCCCCTCCTGATTGCAGGAGATTTGGTGCAGGGGGGAGCACAGAAAGTGGCTCTCCTATGCATGAATGGACCGTGCAGTTGTTAAGTGTTGCTTTTAGAGTTGTGATTCCTGTACTGCTGGTGGGGgtggtggctttttttttttggtccaaaCCGAGCTCATTGTTTAGGCAATAAAGACCGAGAATCTCGCGTTGGTGCTGAGCAAAGACTTTGCCGAGAGAAAGGCTGGCATgtgcaaaaatgggggggggggtaggttgtGAGGGGTTCAAGCAGCCACTTTTGCTTTCTCACTTTGTTCAAACTGTGTATTCACACTTTCACTGTAGATGTAAAATATGTAATATAGTTGTTCAATGAATGTAATATGTCATATATTTGTTCAGACTTGTCCCACAGGcagaaaacagcaattaaaaaaatacgCTCAGAGGTGTCAGCCTTTGCCAACCACAATCCATGCTGTTAACCATGCTGGAAAGTTCTTTTGTACAAGactaattgattaattaattaattaattgtgcCCTGTAGGATTTATCGTGCAACCACGCTAAGAACGCAAGCAACCATTGACTTCTAAACATATCTGCAAGACTATAACTGGTGCCATCTCTCATCCGGAAACCGTTGGTCAGGCTAGAAGGACCAAGGCTGTTtgctcctgagtagggttgccatcctccaggttctagctggggatctcctgctattacaactgatctccagccaacagagatcagttcacctggagaaaacggccgctttggcagttggactctatggcattgaagtccctccccttcccaaaccttgccctcctcaggctccaccccaaaaacctcccgctggtggcaaagaaggtccTGCCAACCCTACTCGAGACCCATTTAAGCCACCATTAATTTCAACAATGACATAATCATGGCTAATCTTCATTGGACTGGGACAATATGGTATTGTTACATCAGGAAGTAGGCTGCGGTTCCGATCCAGTCCACAGAGGGTCACCATTTGGTTCCCCTCTATGTATTTCCatctacaggtggggcctggagttctcctagactTACAACTGAAGTAGTCTAACGAATGCGACTCTTTCCTCTTAGTCCTTATCTTTTAATCGGCCTCTTTTGACAGgtgagggggtgtgtgtgtcgcgcacagcttgtctggacttcaggagtttacctggtagcaacttcacaccacgcagttctgctatgtacagtttatttacaatatctacacagagtcctttggctgttaacattcacagctctgagcaacagcatgctccgccagcatatatatttcaggcaaaaggtaacttacattcactatacagacttatatacacattcatgaccaatcacagttcacctgagatgagtcattctggaaatccccattcctggctgtacaaactggatcagaccagcctcatcacatgacctagctgtcactctgatcattatgatctgtttagcaaactgcagactagccataactttgacatatgttgacagggTGCCCTAGGCACCCTAAGAAGCATGTGTTTATGATTGACAGCCTAGCAGCCCACGTGTTCTCTGGTTTACAGCTCTTTATGCCTGCAGTTCATTGTTGGCCACCGGAGCTTGGTGCTTAAAGAAGCTGTCTGTTTTAAGAGAGTGTGTGGTCTAAGgaggcatttttaatttttttcccaaaaaacCAGGGGCTGTGGGGCTATTCATTTATAGGAGGGTTTGGAGAGTCTGCTTCATGcaaacattgtgtgtgtatgcTTGGTGACACGTTTTTCCAGCTTTCCAACTCTTCTGTTtctattccccctccctccccctttgagAAAAACAGCTTTTGCACAAAGTCTGCTTCAGACAAAAAACACCGCAGACCCCAAAAACTAAAGTTTTGTAAAGAGATCAGGGCAGGCAGCAGAGTGAGATGTACAGCATGcagactccccctccctttccccctcccttcacaCACAAGGCTAGCTAGAGAGGGGGGCGGGTTTCTGTCTGCAGGTTTAGCTGTGCAGCATGATTgcaggaggaagggctggggagacAGACttggttgccatctccagccAGGTTTTTAGCAAAACTGAGTGACCTACCCTTCAGGAATCAGTCCAATTCCCTTTTAAAGTTGTCTGTGCCTGTGgcaatcactacatcctctgacagtgaattccatacCTTAATCAGTCATTGACTAAAGAGgtttttccttttgtccatcttgaatctactgcccatcaacttcatcggATGCCCTTGAGTGTTCCAGACctttgggagaggcagaaaaagttTTCTGTCACGACTGCTGCGTGCCCGGTGACGGTTTCATTCACCTTTCTCCCATCTGTAATCTGCCCAGATGCACTATGTTAATCTGCTTTCCCAGAAATCACTGCTGTTAGCTTCAGTCATTTTTATCATACTTTGAAATCTGCTTGCTGCTTGGCTGAACAGTTCTTATTAGATTTATCATCTGCCctgagttccagtgagaaaggcagaatgcAAAGGTAAAGTGTGACGTCGAGTCGCaaccgactgatggcgaccctcctcctttcctccgcgatcttgtgaggtttttgggggggctgtCACATGACAGGTCctcgggaggggctgtgactcagtgatagagcatctgcttggcatgcagggttcaatccccagcatctccagttaaagggactaggcaagtaggtgacgtgaaagacctctcattacctgagaccctggagagccgctgctggtctgagtagacaatactgactttgatggaccgagggtctgattcaaaaaaaggcagcttcatgtgttcatgtgaagactTTCTggtatggggctgtggctcagtggtagagcctctgcttggcatgcagaaggttccaggttcaatccctgcaatctccagttaaagggactaggcaagtaggtgatgtgatgtgtcaaacaaacaggacacagggtcttattccaagacactgaaagactggacaattctaccaactattttgtcagattacacagagaagccattgaaattcataaacatcagcacaactttaacagaagagaagagagtttaagaatgaataaggcttggcttcctgtcctgaagacctccagactaacaaagactacagtccacaatagccatgcagattagctttggatttcacacattaacagatcccttcaggatacaatggttccatattaacataccacaccctcattagcgcattatcttgatacttaccggacaatgattagcacattacctttgttactttttgcaggacaatgattcagctcaaacccaacccctttctgactatatattactcttcctacacacttgacactgagagacgctgtccttcagtgttactcctctggagatgcctgccacagctgctggcgaaacgtcaggaaagaaaataccaagaccatggtcacacagcccggataacctacaagaaccaatcgaatctagctgtttgactgcagaccaacacggctactccCCTGAAACTAATTCCAAAGCTGTCAATCGTGACGGGGCAATCGCATGTGTTTAACAAGATAGTTAACAAGACCATTCATcagtttatttaaagcatttctatatCGCCTCTAGGGATGTAGGCAAGGACCAaggatagctttaaaaaaataccaacaCATACCACTTTAAGAGCAAATTAAAAAGGCCACCACTGCCAGGAACTACACAACAAATCTCACTAAGCACCCTCTAAATCAGTTCTGCCTTACATGTTTTCCTTAAAGATTAAAAAGGGGGTGGCCTCCTGACACATTCAGGAAAGTCATTCCGCAGTGTGGGGGCCTCCGGAGAAGCTTTTGTGGTCGTCTGCCCATCAGATGCATGTGGGGAGAATAAAGGAGGATGTGGTGTTTTCATAAATAAAGTGTGTCCTCCGTCTCATTCAGGATCAGGCTGGTAGTGGGGTGGATGTTGCTGGAGTCCTGGTGAAATCCCTGAAGGGCTTCCTCCTGG
This window of the Euleptes europaea isolate rEulEur1 chromosome 13, rEulEur1.hap1, whole genome shotgun sequence genome carries:
- the LOC130485962 gene encoding disintegrin and metalloproteinase domain-containing protein 20-like; the encoded protein is MLDTGDYSFMDQITKEIHWEKDSKFPVVGCLFPTIHSDSLAPYISYEVIIPRWLEPGTGKAKKEELSYIIKVEGKEHIIRLKRKNNFLVANLPVFTYDSEGRKVKSHPYIPAECYYGGYVEGMAESLVALSTCFGLRGFLKIRDLNYGIEPLEGSRTFQHLLYLTNKTGFNSRGCGLRTEDLKHQAEEARRGELNFRYMSQPLYVELYIVVDNLMFRYEGSNETRVIHVVLDTINMVYAHYRPLNIDVILVGLTIWKERNLIDVSSNGAALLENFKKWRTAHVEEVKRDTTHLFFHQKFDRDLLEAQEGGICKTAFSVGIDLYVNRDLVAFSMIVSHMLGHNIGIDHDGPNCFCDEQTSCIMHYVGAKFAMFSNCSVAYLLELRMSKRLHCLFNSPPSVFKFKVCGNKRVDPGEQCDCGTEHQCQQDPCCHPNCTFKAQAVCAHTECCQNCQFAPMTALCRAGDNLCDLPEYCSGKSMWCPEDMYKQDGTPCKRNAYCYAKKCTTHQLQCGIIFGRDAKAAPLSCFKSLNMVGDQVGNCGGDGKEKEFVKCKEEDIMCGRLHCSNVGKRPNPWKYAQSLVNGVTCWSIKYQSGRGTADTGAVPDGTACSKGKICVNRTCVPISIFKSKCDSAHKCHSKGVCNNHNNCHCDVGWAPPDCRRFGAGGSTESGSPMHEWTDQAGSGVDVAGVLVKSLKGFLLGHQGCGMFTFKEARENRWPLEQARLQQPKRLGGMNI